In one window of Kitasatospora sp. MMS16-BH015 DNA:
- a CDS encoding M4 family metallopeptidase → MSPSSSRRRQLAAGAALVAAALVTVTVPAGTASAVSTRDAAIARAQANVARHAADFGFGADQGLVVKDVIIDADGSQHVRFDRTFRGLPVVGGDLVVHQDAKGRFKTSSKAAAHDPAVKSTVPVVAAQQSAGHALQAAPQISAATSTPELVVWAADGTPRLAWRTTVTGTGPHGQPAGQVVVTDAATGAQIESYSADEQATGTGHSEYTGDISIATTQQADGSYALIDPVRGHRTRDAHNLSSSSVKATSGTLVTDADNVWGDGRKFSTDRTTAAVDAHANTAWTYDYYKNTFGRNGIKNDGKGATVFVHVGTNWDNAQWSDACFCMMTGDGNGTTDPEQVDLDTMGHEMTHGVTSATANLRYSGESGGLNESTSDIFGTMVEWYANNAVDTPDYLFSDQSTPPWLRRFDKPSLDGASADCWSKTVGRLDVHNSSGVGNHWFYLASEGSGSKTINGYAYNSPTCNGSTVSGIGNQKVAKIWYRALTVYMTSTTTYKGARTASLSAATDLYGAGSAEYNAVAAAWSAVSVS, encoded by the coding sequence GTGAGCCCCTCCTCCTCTCGGCGTCGTCAACTCGCGGCCGGTGCCGCGCTGGTCGCCGCCGCCCTCGTCACCGTCACCGTGCCCGCCGGGACGGCCTCCGCCGTCAGCACCCGCGACGCCGCGATAGCCAGGGCCCAGGCCAACGTGGCCCGCCACGCCGCCGACTTCGGCTTCGGCGCCGACCAGGGCCTGGTGGTCAAGGACGTCATCATCGACGCCGACGGCAGCCAGCACGTCCGCTTCGACCGCACCTTCCGCGGCCTGCCCGTGGTCGGCGGCGACCTGGTGGTGCACCAGGACGCCAAGGGCCGTTTCAAGACCTCCTCGAAGGCCGCCGCCCACGACCCGGCCGTCAAGAGCACCGTCCCCGTGGTGGCCGCCCAGCAGAGTGCGGGCCACGCGCTCCAGGCCGCCCCCCAGATCAGCGCCGCCACCAGCACCCCCGAGCTGGTGGTCTGGGCCGCCGACGGCACCCCGCGCCTGGCCTGGCGCACCACGGTGACCGGCACCGGTCCGCACGGCCAGCCCGCCGGCCAGGTGGTGGTCACCGACGCCGCCACCGGTGCGCAGATCGAGTCCTACTCGGCCGACGAGCAGGCCACCGGCACCGGCCACTCCGAGTACACCGGCGACATATCGATCGCCACCACCCAGCAGGCCGACGGCAGTTACGCGCTGATCGACCCGGTGCGCGGCCACCGCACCCGGGACGCGCACAACCTCTCCTCCAGCTCGGTCAAGGCCACCTCGGGCACCCTGGTCACCGACGCCGACAACGTCTGGGGCGACGGCCGGAAGTTCTCCACCGACCGCACCACCGCGGCCGTGGACGCCCACGCCAACACGGCCTGGACGTACGACTACTACAAGAACACCTTCGGCCGGAACGGCATCAAGAACGACGGCAAGGGCGCCACCGTCTTCGTGCACGTGGGCACCAACTGGGACAACGCCCAGTGGTCGGACGCCTGCTTCTGCATGATGACCGGCGACGGCAACGGCACCACCGACCCCGAGCAGGTCGACCTCGACACCATGGGCCACGAGATGACCCACGGCGTCACCAGCGCCACCGCCAACCTCCGGTACAGCGGTGAATCCGGCGGCCTCAACGAGTCGACCAGCGACATCTTCGGCACCATGGTCGAGTGGTACGCCAACAACGCGGTGGACACCCCCGACTACCTGTTCAGCGACCAGTCGACCCCGCCGTGGCTGCGGCGCTTCGACAAGCCCTCGCTGGACGGCGCCTCGGCCGACTGCTGGAGCAAGACCGTCGGCCGGCTCGACGTGCACAACTCCTCGGGCGTGGGCAACCACTGGTTCTACCTGGCCAGCGAGGGCAGCGGCAGCAAGACCATCAACGGCTACGCCTACAACAGCCCGACCTGCAACGGCTCGACCGTCAGCGGGATCGGGAACCAGAAGGTGGCCAAGATCTGGTACCGCGCCCTCACCGTCTACATGACCTCCACCACCACCTACAAGGGGGCCCGCACCGCCTCGCTGAGCGCCGCCACCGACCTGTACGGCGCGGGCAGCGC
- a CDS encoding serine hydrolase: protein MRRVSGRRLATALVALGTLLPVALAAPAAQAAPPGAQHRPTAVAAGHPEPDHPEPGHPEHGEPGFDPAVTAQLDQAIERVRQETGTPGVTVGLWFPGRGAYVKSTGVADKATGAPMRPDLNMRIGSETKTFTATAVLELVDDGLVELDAPIATYLDGVPDGEHITVRQILEMRSGLYSYTFDPDFVQDFLGDPNRPFTPEQLLAYAFKHCNVFAPGTQFQYSNTNYVLLGLLVEKLGQKPADVFLRERVTGPAHLHHTFLATDAAFPDPHAHGYTEQTLSGAEADTTHWNPSWAWTAGAEVSDLHDLRRWAKVVATGELLSPETQRQREQFVPVPGFTDAGYGLGLFRTHGWVGHNGSLPGYESVTMYLPEQDATMVILINSDITYQGNEPSTVFAEAVTSILTPDHVYQLPAEK, encoded by the coding sequence GTGCGCCGTGTCTCCGGCCGCCGACTCGCCACCGCCCTGGTGGCTCTCGGCACCCTCCTCCCCGTGGCCCTCGCCGCCCCCGCCGCCCAGGCCGCGCCGCCCGGCGCCCAGCACCGCCCGACGGCCGTCGCGGCCGGGCACCCCGAGCCCGATCACCCCGAGCCCGGCCACCCCGAGCACGGCGAGCCCGGCTTCGACCCCGCTGTCACCGCGCAGCTCGACCAGGCGATCGAGCGGGTCCGGCAGGAGACCGGCACGCCGGGCGTCACGGTCGGGCTCTGGTTCCCGGGCCGGGGCGCGTACGTGAAGTCGACCGGGGTGGCCGACAAGGCGACCGGGGCGCCGATGAGGCCGGACCTCAACATGCGGATCGGCAGCGAGACCAAGACCTTCACCGCCACCGCCGTGCTCGAACTGGTCGACGACGGGCTGGTGGAGCTGGACGCGCCGATCGCCACCTACCTGGACGGCGTGCCGGACGGCGAGCACATCACGGTGCGTCAGATCCTGGAGATGCGCAGCGGCCTGTACTCGTACACCTTCGACCCGGACTTCGTGCAGGACTTCCTGGGCGACCCGAACCGGCCGTTCACCCCGGAGCAGCTGCTGGCCTACGCGTTCAAGCACTGCAACGTGTTCGCCCCGGGCACGCAGTTCCAGTACTCGAACACCAACTACGTGCTGCTCGGGCTGCTGGTGGAGAAGCTCGGGCAGAAGCCGGCCGACGTGTTCCTGCGCGAGCGGGTCACCGGCCCGGCGCACCTGCACCACACCTTCCTGGCCACCGACGCGGCCTTCCCCGACCCGCACGCGCACGGCTACACCGAGCAGACGCTCAGCGGTGCGGAGGCCGACACCACGCACTGGAACCCGAGTTGGGCCTGGACGGCCGGGGCGGAGGTCTCCGACCTGCACGACCTGCGCCGCTGGGCCAAGGTGGTGGCCACCGGGGAGCTGCTCTCGCCGGAGACCCAGCGGCAGCGGGAGCAGTTCGTCCCGGTGCCCGGCTTCACCGACGCGGGTTACGGCCTCGGGCTGTTCCGCACCCACGGCTGGGTGGGCCACAACGGCTCGCTGCCCGGGTACGAGAGCGTGACGATGTACCTGCCGGAGCAGGACGCCACCATGGTGATCCTGATCAACTCCGACATCACGTACCAGGGCAACGAGCCCAGCACCGTCTTCGCCGAGGCGGTCACCTCGATCCTCACGCCCGATCACGTCTACCAGCTGCCGGCCGAGAAGTAG
- a CDS encoding helix-turn-helix transcriptional regulator has product MTDQLGTLLRQLRRRAGLTQEQVAERSGVSVRTIRRLETGKSADHRLGTVHLLADALQVTPEDRQRLAATLASTRAAAADQSATAEEAAPAAAPEAQPLAVEPQSVATEAVDAAPGPPDEQPPPAAPAPPEAPAPYAVPEPFLAPGPVAGELGEAARVLASEIRRRWRREEEQRQVHDPYPLPVRWEPAPAGLTDRPENVQRLGPGASAAELDLSGDLRGVAEVYRRISSGRLVVLGRAGSGKSILTIRFVLDLLESTPVGPGGTARVPVIFSLGAWDPTTTALSDWLTERLLRDHPHLARRGPGGTTLAAALIDADLVLPVLDGFDELAEGLRRDALAALNATSMPLVLTSRRPEYAAAVRAAHSPLVWAAGIELTDLTLDTLAGYLPRTARAVAPEPGATGRTSVWDGVLAELRAGGTPARAHLAAVLTTPLMVILARTLYSDAPDRDPAELLDLDRFPTARAVEEHLLAGFVPTVYRPRPAGPPAGGGAARSWAPDRAQHWLGHLADHLVRLDRERQDLAWWQIGDSLRLSTRVLAVVLGTALCVAVADWLIAPVLYRVGAGEVFLQGAMMGPVAGLAFGAVYAVLSAYGGRTLFEPARVQLRLPRTLPGENGGGFGRHIGRVFLRRFVSGLLGGAVMGTGCACALLLERWVYLGVPITNPAVLKGTAINMVCFGLVFGLSAGLIFGLVAALETPVDTASAATPTSLLAANRATVGRQLLVMAPLFTLTIAFGGRLLIDLLQGPLGPLFWTVPDGLFIGVVAGLGGGAAYVLTFTAWGQWLLFGRFWLPLTGRLPWAAVAFLDDAYRRGVLRRTGAVYQFRHIRLQHHLGQHYRTRRRNYRPATFDPGH; this is encoded by the coding sequence GTGACAGATCAGCTCGGCACGCTGCTCCGGCAGTTGCGCCGTCGGGCGGGGCTGACCCAGGAACAGGTGGCGGAACGTTCGGGCGTCAGCGTCCGCACCATCCGCCGTCTGGAGACCGGCAAGTCCGCCGACCACCGCCTCGGCACGGTGCACCTGCTCGCCGACGCCCTCCAGGTGACCCCCGAGGACCGCCAACGCCTCGCCGCCACCCTGGCCAGCACCCGCGCCGCCGCAGCCGACCAGTCGGCCACGGCCGAGGAAGCGGCACCGGCAGCGGCACCGGAGGCGCAGCCGCTGGCGGTGGAGCCGCAGTCGGTGGCCACGGAAGCGGTAGACGCCGCACCCGGCCCCCCGGACGAGCAGCCACCGCCGGCGGCCCCGGCGCCGCCCGAGGCGCCGGCTCCCTACGCCGTGCCCGAGCCGTTCCTGGCGCCCGGGCCCGTGGCCGGGGAGCTGGGGGAGGCGGCGCGGGTGCTGGCCTCGGAGATCCGGCGGCGGTGGCGGCGGGAGGAGGAGCAGCGGCAGGTGCACGATCCGTACCCGCTGCCAGTGCGGTGGGAGCCGGCGCCGGCCGGGCTGACGGACCGTCCGGAGAACGTGCAGCGGCTGGGGCCGGGGGCCTCGGCGGCGGAGCTGGACCTGAGCGGTGACCTGCGCGGGGTGGCCGAGGTGTACCGGCGGATCTCCTCCGGGCGGCTGGTGGTGCTCGGCCGGGCCGGCTCGGGCAAGTCGATCCTGACCATCCGCTTCGTGCTGGACCTGCTGGAGAGCACCCCGGTCGGGCCGGGCGGCACCGCCCGGGTCCCGGTGATCTTCAGTCTGGGCGCCTGGGACCCGACCACCACCGCGCTGAGCGACTGGCTGACCGAGCGGTTGCTGCGCGACCACCCGCACCTGGCCCGCCGCGGCCCCGGCGGCACCACCCTGGCCGCCGCGCTGATCGACGCCGACCTGGTGCTCCCGGTGCTGGACGGCTTCGACGAGCTCGCCGAGGGCCTGCGCCGGGACGCCCTGGCGGCGCTCAACGCGACCTCGATGCCGCTGGTGTTGACCAGCCGTCGGCCGGAGTACGCGGCGGCCGTCCGCGCCGCCCACTCCCCGCTAGTCTGGGCGGCCGGCATCGAGCTGACCGACCTCACCCTGGACACCCTGGCCGGCTACCTGCCCCGCACCGCCCGCGCGGTGGCCCCTGAGCCGGGGGCCACCGGCCGCACCTCGGTCTGGGACGGCGTGCTGGCCGAGCTCCGGGCCGGCGGCACGCCGGCCCGCGCGCACCTGGCCGCCGTGCTGACCACCCCGCTGATGGTGATCCTGGCCCGCACCCTGTACAGCGACGCCCCCGACCGCGATCCGGCCGAGCTGCTCGACCTCGACCGCTTCCCCACCGCCCGGGCGGTGGAGGAGCACCTGCTGGCCGGTTTCGTGCCGACCGTCTACCGGCCGCGCCCGGCCGGTCCGCCGGCGGGCGGCGGCGCGGCCCGCAGCTGGGCGCCGGACCGGGCCCAGCACTGGCTGGGCCACCTCGCCGACCACCTGGTGCGGCTGGACCGCGAGCGGCAGGACCTGGCCTGGTGGCAGATCGGCGACTCGCTGCGGCTCTCCACCCGGGTGCTGGCGGTGGTGCTGGGCACCGCGCTCTGCGTGGCGGTGGCCGACTGGCTGATCGCCCCGGTGCTCTACCGGGTCGGGGCGGGCGAGGTCTTCCTGCAGGGCGCCATGATGGGCCCGGTGGCCGGGCTGGCCTTCGGCGCGGTGTACGCGGTGCTGTCGGCCTACGGTGGCCGGACGCTCTTCGAACCGGCCCGGGTGCAGCTCCGCCTGCCACGCACCCTGCCGGGGGAGAACGGCGGCGGCTTCGGCCGCCACATCGGGCGCGTCTTCCTGCGACGGTTCGTCAGCGGGCTGCTCGGCGGCGCGGTGATGGGCACGGGCTGCGCCTGCGCGCTGCTGCTGGAGCGGTGGGTCTACCTGGGGGTGCCGATCACCAACCCGGCGGTGCTCAAGGGCACCGCGATCAACATGGTCTGCTTCGGGCTGGTCTTCGGCCTCTCCGCCGGTCTGATCTTCGGTCTGGTCGCCGCCCTGGAGACCCCGGTGGACACCGCCTCCGCCGCGACCCCGACCAGCCTGCTGGCGGCCAACCGCGCGACCGTCGGCCGCCAGCTCCTGGTGATGGCCCCACTGTTCACCCTGACCATCGCCTTCGGCGGCCGGCTGCTGATCGACCTGCTGCAGGGCCCGCTCGGGCCGCTCTTCTGGACCGTCCCGGACGGGCTCTTCATCGGCGTGGTGGCCGGTCTGGGCGGCGGGGCCGCGTACGTGCTGACCTTCACCGCCTGGGGCCAGTGGCTGCTGTTCGGCCGGTTCTGGCTGCCGTTGACCGGTCGACTGCCGTGGGCCGCGGTGGCCTTCCTGGACGACGCCTACCGGCGCGGGGTGCTGCGGCGCACCGGCGCGGTCTACCAGTTCCGCCACATCCGGCTCCAGCACCACCTCGGCCAGCACTACCGCACCCGCCGCCGCAACTACCGCCCGGCCACCTTCGACCCCGGTCACTGA
- a CDS encoding serine hydrolase, which yields MKTLRTTVAAATLALTALVTAAPAQADVPGAQALLQAGAAKGVADGYPAVIGLVRSGDTTRYAVAGVKDVTTRTPADPKAKFRIGSNTKAFTSTVLLQLEAEGRLSLDDTVAKWLPGSVNANGYDGTRITVRELLNQTSGLPEYAVGNFTTQYALNTQPNQPWAPQTLVNLALASRAPVSAPGQTWAYANTNYVLAGMVITAVTGRTPAAEITDRIITPLGLTDTSFPTSDPNIYGNFLHGYQYPIGTPFLILDETVSDVQTYGAAGAMISTLDDLATFQRALLGGTLLPAAQETELKTTAPISATAGYGLGIFHTQLACGWAWTHAGAVLGYFSNWYSNEDGSKQSVIADSEFHMATPTRGQTDTSNAQVNAFCAL from the coding sequence ATGAAGACCCTGCGCACCACCGTCGCCGCCGCGACCCTGGCCCTGACCGCCCTGGTCACCGCCGCCCCAGCCCAGGCCGACGTGCCGGGCGCCCAGGCCCTGCTCCAGGCGGGCGCCGCCAAGGGCGTCGCCGACGGCTACCCCGCCGTGATCGGCCTGGTCCGCAGCGGCGACACCACCCGGTACGCGGTGGCCGGGGTCAAGGACGTCACCACCCGCACCCCCGCCGACCCGAAGGCCAAGTTCCGGATCGGCAGCAACACCAAGGCCTTCACCTCCACCGTGCTGCTCCAGCTGGAGGCCGAGGGCCGGCTCTCGCTGGACGACACCGTGGCCAAGTGGCTGCCCGGCTCCGTCAACGCCAACGGCTACGACGGCACCAGGATCACCGTCCGCGAGCTGCTCAACCAGACCTCCGGCCTACCCGAGTACGCCGTCGGCAACTTCACCACCCAGTACGCACTCAACACCCAGCCCAACCAGCCCTGGGCCCCGCAGACCCTGGTCAACCTCGCACTCGCCAGCCGCGCGCCCGTCTCGGCCCCGGGCCAGACCTGGGCCTACGCCAACACCAACTACGTGCTGGCGGGCATGGTGATCACCGCCGTCACCGGCCGCACCCCTGCCGCCGAGATCACCGACCGGATCATCACCCCGCTCGGGCTGACCGACACCAGCTTCCCGACCAGCGACCCCAACATCTACGGCAACTTCCTGCACGGCTACCAGTACCCGATCGGCACCCCGTTCCTGATCCTCGACGAGACCGTCTCGGACGTGCAGACCTACGGCGCCGCCGGGGCGATGATCTCCACCCTGGACGACCTGGCCACCTTCCAGCGGGCCCTGCTCGGCGGCACGCTGCTGCCGGCCGCCCAGGAGACCGAGCTCAAGACCACCGCCCCGATCAGCGCCACCGCCGGCTACGGCCTCGGCATCTTCCACACCCAGCTGGCCTGCGGCTGGGCCTGGACCCACGCCGGCGCCGTGCTCGGCTACTTCAGCAACTGGTACAGCAACGAGGACGGCAGCAAGCAGAGCGTCATCGCCGACTCCGAGTTCCACATGGCCACCCCTACCCGGGGGCAGACCGACACCTCGAACGCCCAGGTCAACGCCTTCTGCGCGCTCTGA
- the pgeF gene encoding peptidoglycan editing factor PgeF, with protein MDTQELGPGIRYAVATRHGGVGTAPYDSRNLSGAVGDDPETVRRNRELTARELGLAPDRVVLMRQVHSRDVTYVTEPFGAEAPPLDAVFTDRPGLGLAALSADCAPVLLADPVARLVGAAHSGRVGTVSGVVPALVEAMAARGAEPARMVALVGPLACGLCYEVSEELRAEGAAALPELYATTRQGTPSLDVRAGITAQLARAGVGEVRQDERCTIEDRDFFSYRRDRTTGRFAAYVWLTD; from the coding sequence ATGGACACCCAGGAGCTCGGCCCCGGCATCCGCTACGCCGTCGCGACCCGGCACGGCGGGGTCGGCACGGCCCCGTACGACAGCCGCAACCTCAGCGGCGCGGTGGGCGACGACCCCGAGACGGTGCGGCGCAACCGGGAGCTGACGGCCCGGGAGCTCGGGCTGGCGCCCGACCGGGTGGTGCTGATGCGGCAGGTGCACAGCCGGGACGTGACCTACGTGACCGAGCCGTTCGGGGCCGAGGCTCCGCCGCTGGACGCGGTGTTCACCGACCGGCCCGGGCTGGGGCTGGCCGCGCTCTCGGCCGACTGCGCCCCGGTGCTGCTGGCCGACCCGGTGGCCCGGCTGGTCGGCGCCGCCCACTCCGGGCGGGTCGGCACCGTCTCGGGCGTGGTGCCCGCGCTGGTCGAGGCGATGGCCGCACGCGGGGCCGAACCGGCCCGGATGGTCGCGCTGGTCGGCCCGCTGGCCTGCGGGCTCTGCTACGAGGTCTCCGAGGAGCTGCGGGCCGAGGGCGCGGCCGCCCTCCCCGAGCTGTACGCCACCACCCGGCAGGGCACCCCCTCGCTGGACGTCCGGGCCGGCATCACCGCCCAGCTCGCCCGGGCCGGGGTCGGCGAGGTCCGCCAGGACGAGCGCTGCACGATCGAGGACCGGGACTTCTTCTCCTACCGCCGCGACCGCACCACCGGCCGCTTCGCCGCCTACGTCTGGCTGACCGACTGA
- a CDS encoding DUF664 domain-containing protein, with translation MKCAALLTDAFGRVRETVHDVLEGLTAEELAARLDPAANSIAWLVWHLTRVQDDHLADAAGTEQVWTTDGWYERFALPFPARATGYGHRSAEVAAVRPDGPQLLAGYHDAVHERTLAFVQGLTGSSLDRVVDESWTPSVTLGVRLVSVVSEGLQHVGQAAFLRGVLRRQAG, from the coding sequence GTGAAGTGTGCCGCGCTGCTGACCGATGCGTTCGGACGCGTCCGGGAGACCGTCCACGACGTCCTGGAGGGGCTGACCGCGGAGGAGCTCGCGGCCCGGCTCGACCCGGCGGCGAACTCGATCGCCTGGCTGGTCTGGCACCTGACCCGGGTGCAGGACGACCACCTGGCCGACGCGGCGGGCACCGAGCAGGTCTGGACCACCGACGGCTGGTACGAGCGCTTCGCCCTCCCCTTCCCGGCCCGGGCCACCGGCTACGGCCACCGCTCGGCCGAGGTGGCGGCCGTCCGCCCGGACGGCCCGCAGCTGCTGGCCGGCTACCACGACGCCGTCCACGAGCGCACCCTCGCCTTCGTCCAGGGCCTCACCGGCAGCTCGCTCGACCGGGTGGTGGACGAGAGCTGGACCCCCTCCGTCACCCTCGGCGTCCGCCTGGTCAGCGTGGTCTCCGAGGGCCTCCAGCACGTCGGCCAGGCCGCCTTCCTCCGCGGCGTGCTCCGCCGCCAGGCCGGCTGA
- a CDS encoding SHOCT domain-containing protein: MDNYPLLNLFWTMLEFFLWILWFFLLFKVISDIFRSHDMSGWGKAGWMVLVILLPLLGVLVYVIVRGKSMGERDLAQARRSEEAFQSYVRQAAGTGPSHADELAKLGELRSKGVLSEEEFQKAKEKLLA; the protein is encoded by the coding sequence ATGGACAACTACCCCCTGCTCAACCTGTTCTGGACGATGCTGGAGTTCTTCCTCTGGATCCTCTGGTTCTTCCTGCTCTTCAAGGTGATCAGCGACATCTTCCGCAGCCACGACATGAGTGGTTGGGGCAAGGCCGGCTGGATGGTGCTGGTCATCCTGCTGCCGCTGCTCGGCGTGCTGGTCTACGTGATCGTCCGGGGCAAGTCGATGGGCGAACGCGACCTGGCGCAGGCCCGGCGGAGCGAGGAGGCCTTCCAGAGCTACGTCCGGCAGGCGGCGGGCACCGGGCCGAGCCACGCGGACGAGCTGGCCAAGCTCGGCGAGCTGCGCAGCAAGGGCGTGCTGAGCGAGGAGGAGTTCCAGAAGGCCAAGGAGAAGCTGCTCGCCTGA
- a CDS encoding DUF302 domain-containing protein: protein MDYALTTRLDLPFAEAVERVRAALAEQGFGVLTEIDVRQTLHTKIGAEVEDYLILGACNPPLAHRALNADRHIGLLLPCNVVVRAVEGATLVEAIDPQVMVRLSPSAELAAVADEATGRLRAALAALGGAQ from the coding sequence GTGGACTACGCCCTCACCACCCGGCTCGACCTGCCCTTCGCCGAGGCCGTCGAACGCGTCCGGGCCGCCCTGGCCGAGCAGGGCTTCGGCGTGCTGACCGAGATCGACGTCAGGCAGACCCTGCACACCAAGATCGGCGCCGAGGTCGAGGACTACCTGATCCTGGGCGCCTGCAACCCGCCGCTGGCCCACCGCGCGCTGAACGCCGACCGGCACATCGGGCTGCTGCTGCCCTGCAACGTGGTGGTCCGCGCGGTCGAGGGCGCCACCCTGGTGGAGGCGATCGACCCGCAGGTCATGGTGCGGCTCAGCCCCTCCGCCGAGCTGGCCGCCGTGGCCGACGAGGCCACCGGCCGGCTGCGCGCCGCCCTGGCCGCCCTGGGCGGTGCGCAGTGA